A genomic region of Eucalyptus grandis isolate ANBG69807.140 chromosome 5, ASM1654582v1, whole genome shotgun sequence contains the following coding sequences:
- the LOC104445255 gene encoding putative E3 ubiquitin-protein ligase RING1a isoform X2 — translation MRARKHLRKASDDDVTRRNDTSNRGEPPQDDHEFQRSSSSRDLGKDGYVQVKLAEIREKVQCPICLGIIRKTSAVMECLHRFCQECIAKHMLLRSNECPACHAHCGRNSLRADPRYDALIEAFYPDVGKSKEENHSKKPDQSHYSANSAGN, via the exons GCGCCGCAACGACACGAGCAACCGCGGGGAGCCGCCTCAAGACGATCACG AATTTCAGCGGAGCTCTTCATCCAGGGACTTGGGCAAGGACGG TTATGTTCAGGTGAAATTGGCTGAAATAAGGGAAAAAGTGCAATGCCCAATCTGTCTAG GAATCATACGGAAGACAAGTGCAGTGATGGAATGCTTGCACCGTTTCTGCCAAGAATGCATTGCCAAACATATGCTGCTCAG GAGTAATGAATGCCCTGCTTGCCATGCACATTGTGGCCGTAATTCTCTCCGTGCTGATCCAAGATATGATGCTCTGATAGAAGCATTTTATCCTGATGTTGGCAAGTCTAAG GAAGAAAATCACTCAAAAAAACCAG ATCAATCCCATTATTCTGCAAACTCTGCTGGAAATTAA
- the LOC104445255 gene encoding putative E3 ubiquitin-protein ligase RING1a isoform X1, translated as MRARKHLRKASDDDVTRRNDTSNRGEPPQDDHEFQRSSSSRDLGKDGYVQVKLAEIREKVQCPICLGIIRKTSAVMECLHRFCQECIAKHMLLRSNECPACHAHCGRNSLRADPRYDALIEAFYPDVGKSKEENHSKKPGEIFSFMRMVRVEVEGKLVNDLDVDAT; from the exons GCGCCGCAACGACACGAGCAACCGCGGGGAGCCGCCTCAAGACGATCACG AATTTCAGCGGAGCTCTTCATCCAGGGACTTGGGCAAGGACGG TTATGTTCAGGTGAAATTGGCTGAAATAAGGGAAAAAGTGCAATGCCCAATCTGTCTAG GAATCATACGGAAGACAAGTGCAGTGATGGAATGCTTGCACCGTTTCTGCCAAGAATGCATTGCCAAACATATGCTGCTCAG GAGTAATGAATGCCCTGCTTGCCATGCACATTGTGGCCGTAATTCTCTCCGTGCTGATCCAAGATATGATGCTCTGATAGAAGCATTTTATCCTGATGTTGGCAAGTCTAAG GAAGAAAATCACTCAAAAAAACCAGGTGAGATTTTTTCATTTATGCGCATGGTGAGGGTTGAAGTTGAGGGGAAGCTTGTGAATGACTTGGATGTTGATGCTACTTAA